AACCGTAACGTTTCCGCCCACAATGGGATCGTATCTAGTCCCATCGGCAGGGTGGCTGGGGTTGTACCAAGCAACATGCATTTGGAGTTTTGTGTTCGCCGGATATCCAGCAAAAGCACTTGTCGTCCCCGAGAAAGTGTTTCCCAGGTAGAGACATTCATTCGGAGAATTTGCGACGCACAAAAACGCGTAAGGAGTGCCGGTGATGTTAGCGCTGCTCGTGGTTTTATTTACTGTGGCCACATAAGTAAATGAAACATTGGTAATTTTTCCACTACCAGGGACACTTTCCGGAGGGGTTATCTCTCCGCCCGGAGTGTACTTGTTATAGAGGTATATCGTCGGCCCGCTCGCGCCTGAAGACCATGTGCTATCGGCTGCATTGGCCGTCGCTGAAGTCGTGGCTGTAGAGAGCGCGCTCAGCATCAGTGCAGCTGCAAGGCCAGCTGTTTTCTTGCAGAGTGAAGCAATGGGATCCTCCAGGAGTAATCCCTCGCCTAATGTTAATCGGCAAGGGGCGGATGGAATGAGAGGTTTCTTCGCTAGGCCTCCTGATCCAAACTGTAAATAAATGGCGGAGTGCCGCGAATTTCTATGCCCGCAAGCCTAATTGACGTGAAAACTATCCTCAATAAATAAAAAAATGATGATTTTCACATCTTTTTTACTTAAGAATCCGTCGTTCCTGCCGAAGGAGACTGCTTGTCCGTCTCCTGCTGGGCTAAGTAGCGGCGTGCATCATGAACGAGACGCTTCGCTGTTCCTAACGGACAACCTATTTGTTCTGCTATTTTCGAGTAAGGCAGACCTTGTTCCCTCAGAGATAACGCTTCTGCTCGCCGACGTGCTGCGCGTGTTAAGTACTCTTCTCGAGGTTCTGCGATGATGCGCCGTATGCTCCGCTCCGAGATGCCAAAACGCTTCGCCGCTTCTTTGGCTGTTATTGATCGGCGTTGAGGAAGCTCAGCACCCATTGGAGAAAGCCTTTCTAGCCGCTGCAATCTTTTCAGTAGGTTGGAAGCCGTGGGTGCGGTTGGCGGTTTGGAGGCGGGGGGTGACTGTTTTGGGTCGTTGGCCGCGGGTGCGTTGTCGGTTGCTGAAGTGTTGGTCGTAGGCCTGGGGTCC
This genomic window from Austwickia chelonae contains:
- a CDS encoding helix-turn-helix domain-containing protein, producing MGAELPQRRSITAKEAAKRFGISERSIRRIIAEPREEYLTRAARRRAEALSLREQGLPYSKIAEQIGCPLGTAKRLVHDARRYLAQQETDKQSPSAGTTDS